One Bos taurus isolate L1 Dominette 01449 registration number 42190680 breed Hereford chromosome 3, ARS-UCD2.0, whole genome shotgun sequence DNA window includes the following coding sequences:
- the PSRC1 gene encoding proline/serine-rich coiled-coil protein 1 isoform X2 — protein MEDLEEDVKFIADETLDFGGLSPSDSREEEDVAVLVTPEKPLRRGLSHRSDPNAVAPTPQGLRLSLGPLSPEKLEEILHEANRLAAQLEQCALKERENTGEGSGPRRVKPSPRRETFVLKDSPVRDLLPTVSSLARSTPSPSSLTPRLRSSDRKGSIRALRATSGKKPSSVKRESPTCNLFPASKSPASSPLARSAPPVRGKAGPSGRATASPPTPVRPVLAPQPPAGSSQRPSRPQGAAAKPSSRLPVPSAVPRPGNRMPLASRSVPSSKGAPPSDSLSARKGLPRPSAAGHRVPVSQRPNLPISGAGRSNLQPPRKVAVPGSTR, from the exons ATGGAAGATTTAGAAGAAG ATGTAAAGTTTATAGCGGATGAGACCTTGGACTTTGGGGGGCTGTCACCATCGGACAG TCGAGAGGAAGAAGATGTAGCGGTGTTGGTGACTCCAGAGAAACCCCTCCGACGAGGCCTCTCCCATCGAAGTGACCCAAATGCAGTGGCCCCCACTCCCCAAGGTCTGAGGCTCAGCTTAGGCCCCCTCAGTCCGGAGAAGCTGGAAGAAATCCTCCATGAAGCCAACcggctggcagctcagctggaacAGTGTGCCCTGAAGGAGCGGGAGAACACAGGCGAGGGCTCAGGGCCTCGAAGGGTGAAGCCCAGCCCTCGGCGGGAGACCTTTGTGCTCAAGGACAGTCCTGTCCGAGACCTGCTGCCCACCGTGAGCTCTTTGGCTCGGAGCACCCCCTCTCCAAGCAGCCTGACACCCCGACTCCGGAGCAGCGATAGGAAGGGGTCCATCAGGGCTCTTCGAGCAACATCTGGAAAGAAGCCCTCCAGTGTGAAGAGG GAGTCGCCCACATGCAATCTGTTCCCTGCCTCCAAAAGCCCAGCGTCTTCCCCTCTTGCCCGATCAGCTCCTCCGGTCCGGGGAAAAGCTGGGCCCAGTGGGAGAGCGACAGCAA GCCCACCTACCCCTGTCAGACCAGTCTTGGCCCCACAGCCTCCTGCCGGCAGCTCTCAGCGCCCGTCTCGGCCCCAGGGAGCAGCTGCTAAACCTTCCAGTCGACTGCCTGTTCCCTCAGCCGTTCCCAGGCCTGGCAACAGGATGCCACTCGCCAGCCGGAGTGTCCCATCCAGCAAAGGTGCCCCTCCTTCAGATTCCCTGTCAGCTCGGAAAGGACTTCCAAGACCAAGTGCGGCAGGACACAGAG TTCCTGTTTCTCAACGACCAAATCTTCCCATCTCTGGTGCTGGTCGCAGCAATCTGCAGCCTCCCAGGAAAGTTGCTGTCCCAGGATCTACCAGGTAA
- the PSRC1 gene encoding proline/serine-rich coiled-coil protein 1 isoform X1: MEDLEEDVKFIADETLDFGGLSPSDSREEEDVAVLVTPEKPLRRGLSHRSDPNAVAPTPQGLRLSLGPLSPEKLEEILHEANRLAAQLEQCALKERENTGEGSGPRRVKPSPRRETFVLKDSPVRDLLPTVSSLARSTPSPSSLTPRLRSSDRKGSIRALRATSGKKPSSVKRESPTCNLFPASKSPASSPLARSAPPVRGKAGPSGRATASPPTPVRPVLAPQPPAGSSQRPSRPQGAAAKPSSRLPVPSAVPRPGNRMPLASRSVPSSKGAPPSDSLSARKGLPRPSAAGHRVPVSQRPNLPISGAGRSNLQPPRKVAVPGSTR; encoded by the exons ATGGAAGATTTAGAAGAAG ATGTAAAGTTTATAGCGGATGAGACCTTGGACTTTGGGGGGCTGTCACCATCGGACAG TCGAGAGGAAGAAGATGTAGCGGTGTTGGTGACTCCAGAGAAACCCCTCCGACGAGGCCTCTCCCATCGAAGTGACCCAAATGCAGTGGCCCCCACTCCCCAAGGTCTGAGGCTCAGCTTAGGCCCCCTCAGTCCGGAGAAGCTGGAAGAAATCCTCCATGAAGCCAACcggctggcagctcagctggaacAGTGTGCCCTGAAGGAGCGGGAGAACACAGGCGAGGGCTCAGGGCCTCGAAGGGTGAAGCCCAGCCCTCGGCGGGAGACCTTTGTGCTCAAGGACAGTCCTGTCCGAGACCTGCTGCCCACCGTGAGCTCTTTGGCTCGGAGCACCCCCTCTCCAAGCAGCCTGACACCCCGACTCCGGAGCAGCGATAGGAAGGGGTCCATCAGGGCTCTTCGAGCAACATCTGGAAAGAAGCCCTCCAGTGTGAAGAGG GAGTCGCCCACATGCAATCTGTTCCCTGCCTCCAAAAGCCCAGCGTCTTCCCCTCTTGCCCGATCAGCTCCTCCGGTCCGGGGAAAAGCTGGGCCCAGTGGGAGAGCGACAGCAA GCCCACCTACCCCTGTCAGACCAGTCTTGGCCCCACAGCCTCCTGCCGGCAGCTCTCAGCGCCCGTCTCGGCCCCAGGGAGCAGCTGCTAAACCTTCCAGTCGACTGCCTGTTCCCTCAGCCGTTCCCAGGCCTGGCAACAGGATGCCACTCGCCAGCCGGAGTGTCCCATCCAGCAAAGGTGCCCCTCCTTCAGATTCCCTGTCAGCTCGGAAAGGACTTCCAAGACCAAGTGCGGCAGGACACAGAG TTCCTGTTTCTCAACGACCAAATCTTCCCATCTCTGGTGCTGGTCGCAGCAATCTGCAGCCTCCCAGGAAAGTTGCTGTCCCAGGATCTACCAG GTAA